CGGAGCGGGGCGTCGCGGGGCGGACGATCGCCGCGAGCACCTACACCGCGACGAGCGTTCCGTCGATGATGACCGGCCTGTACCCGGCCCGCCACTGCGTCTGGAACTTCAACGACGTGCTGGCCGAGACGCCGCCCCTGCTCGCCGGGGAGCGCGCGGGGACCGACCTCCGGACCATCTGGGACAACGTCTCCGATCCCGCGCAGAAGCCGCCGAACCGCGTCCTCCGGATCCGGGGCGAGCGAACCGTCGAGGGGTCGGAGCCGCCGTTCACGGTCGTCGTCCACGACCACGGCGGCCACGCGCCGTACGACCTCCCCGACGACGACTGGAGCACGTCCCCGGCGTTCTTCGAGCGCTACGGCGACGACCCCGACCGGCTCGTCGAGCTGTACCACGCGGGCGTGGAGACGAGCGCCGAGCGGTTCCGACGGCTCGTCGAGGACCTGGAGGACCGCGCGCTGCTCGAGGAGACGCTCGTCGTGTTCACCAGCGACCACGGCGAACTGCTCGGCGAACCCGAGCGCGGCGGGGTGTGGGGCCACGGCGCGCCCGTCTGTCCCGAACTCGTCGAGGTGCCGACGGTCTTCGTGGGGGCGGGCCTCCCGGCGGGCGAGCGCATCGACACCCTCCTCTCGGGGACGGACCTCGCGCCGACGGCCCTCGGCGCGCTCGGCGAGGACGTGCCGGCCGACCGCGACGGGCTCGACCTCTGGAACGCGACGCCGCCGGAGTACCGCGTCGTCAGGTCAGACTTCTGGGCGAACGCCGGGCGCATCCGCTACGGCGCGTGCTCGGCGTGGGACGCGGACGGCGGGCTCGTTCGGAACGTCGAGGGGCCACAGGAACGCCTCGCGTTCGCGGCCCACCGAAAGTGGTTGAAGGGCGCGCAGGCCCCGGCGAACCGGCGCGGCCCGCTCCGGCAGTACCTGAACCTGCTCCGGATCTTCGGCGAGCGCGAACATGTCTACGGCGAGCCCCACCTCCTCCGCGTGCGCGAGGAACTGGTCGAGGGGTTCGAGACGAAACAGCGCGAGGCGGACGTAGAGCGCATCAGCACCGACCAGCTCCGGGCGCTCGGCTACGTCGAGTGACGCGAGTGGCGTTAGTGACGCCAGTGGCGTGAGTGATGCGAGTAGCGGGAGGGACGCGAGTGGCGGCGCGTCGCTCCGTCCTCGCCCCGTCGGATCGTCGCGGCGGTCCGACTACACCTCCCGGACGGTGACGGCCTCGTACGCAGAGAGGCCGTCGCAGAGGCGGTCGAACGCCGCCATCTCGTCGGCGAGGCGCATGCACGCCGGGTGGGCGAGCACCGTCGCGGTGCGGCCGGCCTCGCGGTGCTCGGCGACGGCGTCGAGCACCCACTCGACCCACTCGTCGGGGTGGACCGACTCGGTCCCGAAGGGCCCCTCGAACCCGTCCTCCTCGACGAACGCGGGGGTCCGGAAGGCGTGGTAGACGTGCTCGTGGTCGGGCGGCGTGTTCACCGGGACGACCGTCGGCCGCCCGCGCTCGACCGCTCCGGCCGGATCGACGACGTCCGAGAAGTGCGTGATCCCGTGGCTCGCGAGCAGGTCGGCCGTCTCGTCGTCGTGCCGGTAGGCGTGGTCGCGCCAGGAGCGGACCGTCGCGCCGCAGCCCTCCAGTGCGTCGATCGTCCGGCGGATCTCCCAGGCCTGGAACCGGCGGGGGCCGTTCCACGAGCCGGTGAGTCCGCGCCAGAGCTTGTGGACGGGGGTGCTGAAGGCGTAGTAGTTGTGACCGCCGATCTCCACGCCGTCGGCGGCGGCGAGCCGCTCGACCCGCGCCGGTTCCTCGCGGGCCGCCAGCCCCGTCAGGAACAGGGTGACCGGGAGGTCGTAGCTCGCCGCGATCTCGACGTACCCGAGGGTGGCGTCCACCTCCGACGCCTCCAGGTACACCTGGTCGCGGGTGTCGAGCGACATGTGGTGGACGTCGCCCGTGAGACAGACCGTCATTCGAGGTAACCGAGGTCGGCGAGGCGGTCCTGTACGGACTCGTCCGACGCGGAGTCGTCGCCGCGCACGTCGATGGGGTCGCGGAGGGCGACCTCGTCGCCGAAGAGGTCGAGGCCCTCGCTGTCCATGTCGGTCGGCACGGCGCTCCCGACGCTCCGGAGGACGGTCGGCGCGACGTCCGTGATCGAGACGGTGTCGTCGACGTCGCCCGAGACGGCGGGCCCGGCCGCGAGGAACAGCCCCGTCCGGACGTTCTCGGCCTCCCAGCGACCCGCCTCCGAGAAGACGGGGTTGTCGCCGATCGCGCCGCTCGTGTGGACGCCCTCGCGCTGGTCGAAGACGACGTTCGGTGCCTCGGGGACGTACGGCCCCGAGTAGGCCTCCTCGCGACGCAGCACCTCGCTCGCGACGGGGCGACCCGCCTCGTCCCGCAGGGCCTCGAGGTCGGCGATCAGGCGCTCGGTGGTCGCCTCGTCGTCGTCGAGGACGTAGATCAGGCCCTGACCGCTCGCGATGGCCGTCGAGCGCTCCCAGTCCACGCGGGCGAGTTTCTGCTCGCGCTTGAACCCGGACTCGTCGTCCGGGACGGCGTCCTTCAGGCGATCGGGCGCGAGTCGAACCACGAGGTCGTGGACGCCGAGGCGGTGGGCGAGCTGGGAGACGCGCTTCTTGTTCACCCCGAAGCGGCCGACGCGGTCCGTCGCGCTCCGCGTCGTCGCGAGGTAGCCCTCGCGCTCCAGCCAGCTGTTGGCGTGGAAGACGGTGTCGATGTCCGTACAGCCGTGGTCGGACATGAGCAGGAGCGTCGCCTCGGGGTACTCCTCGCGGATCGCGCCGACGTGCCGGTCGATGACCTGCCAGGCGCGGCGCGTTGGCGCGCCGCGCCAGAAGAAGTGCTGGAGGACGTTGACGTAGAAGACGGTGCAGTGGGCCACGTCCACGGGGCGCTCCTCCAGGAGGTCGCGGAACGTCGAGAGGCGGCGGTCGATGAGGTCGACGACGCGGTGGGCGGCGTCCACGTCGTCGCGGGCGGTGACGGGCGTCTCGGGGTGGAGGCGGTAGCCCTCGGCGTCGAGTTCGTCGCCGAGTTCCGGCGGGTGGGCGTAGCCCGACTGCTCGCTGCCGGGGCCCCCCGCGACCAGAAAGCCGTCGACCTCGAAGGGGGGGTAGGTCATCGGGACGTTCACGATCCCGGTCGTGTGACCGTCCTCGTTGAGGTAGTCCCAGTAGTTCGCGCCGTCGAACGATCGGGACGTGGGCGTCGTCAGCGTGCGAGAGCGGGTGTCGATCTTCTCCCACCAGAAGACGCCGAGCTTGCCGGGGTTCTTCCCCGTCGTGTAGCAGCGCCAGTTCGGGCAGGTGACGGGCGGCAGACAGCTCTGCATGTCGGCGTGTACGCCCTCCTCCCGTAACGCGGCGACGTTCGGGAGCGTCCCGTCCTCGAGCCACGGACGGAGGAGCGACCAGTTCGCGCCGTCCAGGCCCAAGACGATTGTCTCTGTCATCCTACCCGCGTGGTAGGTCGGTTCGCTATAAACCGTTATTGGGCGTCAGGCGCGGAATCGCTCGTCGAAGGCGGCGTAGCGGGCTGTTACCGTGTCTCGAAGCTGCCGCTCGAACGCCGGGCGCGAGAAGGGGTCGGCGAGGTCGCGGTCCGCGTCGAACGGCTCCGCCTCGAAGCGCTCGACCGCCTCCCGGATCCCCGCCGGCGTCCCGTCGTGGAGCAGGCCGGTCCGGTCGTCGACGAACAGGCCGGGGAACCCCTCGTTCCGGGCGAGACACGCCGCGCCGCTGGCGACGGCCTCGATGGGGACGATGCCGAAGTCCTCCTGGACGCCGTTGAACGCGACCGCCCGGCAGGTCGCCAGGCGATCGTACTTCTCCTCGACGTCGACGAACCCGAGGTAGGTCATGTTCGGCGCGGCCTCGATGCGGTCGAGGACGGCGTCCGGGACGTCGCCCCGCGGCCCGACGAAGGCGAGGTCGCGGTCGAGGTCCTCGAACGCCGCGACGAGTTCGGGGACGCCCTTCTCGACGTCGAGGCGGCCGAGGTGGAGGTACTCGTCGCCGCGGTCGCGTTCGCGCTCCCGGGCCGCCGCGACGTCGATCGGCGGGTAGAGCACCTCCGCCTCGCGGTCGTAGTACTTCCAGATGCGCCGCGCGATGACCGGGCTGTTCGCGAGGTAGCCGTCGACGCGGGGGTCGAGCGCGCCGTCCCGGACGCGGAGGTAGCGCAACAGCGGCCGGGTGAGCGCGCCGGGCAGGGAGGCGGTTCGGTCGTGGTAGCGGTCGTAGAGCGTCCGCGGCGGCGAGTGACAGTAGTTGAGGTGCAGCGTCTCGTCGGGGGTGAGGACCGCCCGGGTGGTCGCGCCGCTGGTGACGAGCACGTCCGGCGGGCCGTAGGACCGCCAGTCGACGTCCTCCCAGAGGGCGTACTCGAAGAGGCGGTCGACGCGCGCCTGCGCCGACCGCAGGGGGGAGAGCGGGAGGTCGCGACAGACGTCGTGGAACTCGACGTGGTCGTACTCGCGGCGCGTGCGCTCGTCGGGCGGGCCGACGGTGTAGATGCGCTCGCAGCCGAGCGTCTCGGCGATCGCGACGGCGACCGCCTCCGCGCCCCCCGGGGAGTCGATCCCCCAGTGGGCGACGGCGACCGACAGGTCCTCGACATCGACGGGCGACGACATGCACGACCGTGCGCGGAGGCGGAGCAAAAGGTCACCGGCAGGCGAGCGGCGCGCGACGAGGGTGCGACTTCCCGACGGTCGGCGGCGCGACCGACCACCACGGCTAAGGACCATCTGGTTGTACCACGCGGTATGACAGACCTGGGTAAGGTAGACCGGGAGTTCTTCGACGAGTACATCTACCCGCACCTCGGCGCGGACCGCGAGGACGTGCTGCTCGCCCCGCAGCACGGGGTGGACTTCGGGGCCATCGACGTGGGCGGGAAGGCGGTCGCGATGGCGACCGATCCGGTGTTCGTCATGCCCTCGCTCGGCTTCGAGCGGGCGGCGTGGTTCGCGTTCCACATCCTCGTGAGCGACGTGGCGGTCTCCGGCCTCGCGCCGACGCACCTCAGCATCGACTTCAACCTCCCGCCGGAGATCACCGACGAGCAGTTCGCCACCGTCTGGGAGACGATGGACGCCGAGGCGCGCGACCTGGGCGTGAGCGTCGTCACCGGTCACACCGCCCGCTACGAGGGGTGCAACTACCCGATGGTCGGCGGCGCGACCGCCATCGCCGTGGGCGAGCACGACGACCTCGTCCGGCCGGACGGGGCGCGCGTCGGCGACCGCGTCGTCGTGACGAAGGGACCCGCAGTCGAGGCGACGGGCCTGCTCTCGATCCAGTTCGAGGACCTCATGCGCGGGGAGGTGCCCGACGACGAGATCGAGGCCGCCCAGGAGCGCTTCTACGACATGTCCCCGGTGCGCGACGCGCTCGTCGCCGCGGCGGCCGCCCCCGTCAGCGCGATGCACGACGCCACCGAGTGCGGCGTCTACGGCGGGTGCTACGAGATCGCACGCGCCGCGGGCGTCGGCATCGAACTCGAGCGCGACCCGATCCCCGTCCTCCCCGGCGTGGAGGCGACCTGCGAGTTCTTCGACGTCGACCCGTGGGCGTCGATCAGCGAGGGGACGCTCCTGCTCACGGTGCCCGAGGAGGGTGTGGACGACGTGCTCGACGCGCTCGACGCCGAGGGCGTCCCCGCCGCCGACGCGGGCCGGGTGGTCGAGGGCTCCGGGCTGGTCGTGGACGGCGAGCCGACCGACCACCCCGGCGCGGATCCCTACTGGGCCGCGGTCGCGGAGAACCTGCCGAAGCTGGAGGAGTAGCGTCGTTCGCGTGGACCGGGATGTGCACAGCGGACGAGAGCGTTCGATCCTCCCCACCCCACGAGCGCGTTCCGGAACGAGATGGGACATGGAGTATCTCATGCGTGCATTTCATGTCTCATGAACCAGTATCGGACGGTAGAGGGGAGTGACCGTGAGCAGCGACGATTCCAAACACGTCCAGACCGAACTGAGCGGCGAGGAGTACGAGCGATTCCGGACGTTCGCCAGAGAGCGGGGGCTGACCGTCAAGGAAGCCAGCCGGGAGGCCCTCGTCGGGTGGGTCGAACGCCAGCGGCAAGCCGACCCGAACGACCGGGCGTTCACCGTCCTCGACGAACTCGACGACGCGTCGCTCCCGGCGATGGCGGAGACGGACGCGCGACGAGAGGACGACCTCGTCGACGAGTGGCGCGGTACCGACGTCGAGTTCACGCTCGCCGACGACCCGGCTGGACGACACGGTCAGTCCGATGGGTGAACCGGTCGAGACGCCGATAGGGACCATCACGGCCGAGCACTTTCGACCGGGGCACGTCCGCCACCAGGTGATGGTCGGGCCGAAGTTCCTCTACACCCTGTTCAACCCGCGTGATCGAATGCACGGCCTCTCACGGGCATTCATGGCGTTCGTCCGCGACGGTGACCTTCCCTACCGTCGCCTCGTCGTGAACGAACACATCGTGGACGAAGCCGCCACCCGGTTGAAGAAGCAGGCGTCGACGCGGAACTCGATCAGATTCGTGACGACGCTCGACGAGAGCACGGTCTATCGGCTCGAACACGTCTCGGAAGTAGCGTTCGAGAACGCGAAGACTACCTTCACCGAGTGGACCGATCTGAACGCCTCGTTCACGGATTTCGTCGTCGCGGCCCACATGGACGAGTTGGAGGTCGATCACATCGTTACGTACGACCGCCACTACGACGCGTTCGACGTGACGACGCTCCCGTATCACGACCGACGTCCGTAGCTGCATCGACCGAACCTGTATCGATCGCTCTCTGGACGGGACGTCGTTCGAAGAGGTTACCGAACGCGACCACCGCACACTATACCTACGTGGTAACCCCATCTCGACGCATGCGACAGTCAGCACCCGTCACCCGCCCCGTGACGCTCACCATCGCGGGCAGCGACTCCGGCGGCGGCGCGGGCATCCAGGCGGACCTGAAGACGGCAGAGGCGTTCGGCGCGTTCGGGACGAGCGTCATCGCGGCCACGACGGCACAGAACACCCGGGGGGTCACGGGCGTGCACGTCCTCCCCCTCGAGCACGTCGAGGCGCAGCTCGACGCCGTGCTCTCGGACTTCGAGATCGGCGCGGCCAAGACGGGGATGCTCGCCACCGCGGAGGTGGTCGAGACGGTCGCCGACTACGCCGCCGACTTCGACTTCCCGCTGGTGGTCGACCCGGTGATGGTCGCCACCTCGGGCGACCGCCTGCTGGCCGAGGCGGCCGAGGCGGCATACGAGGCGCTGATCGCCGAGGCCGCGGTGGTGACGCCGAACGCAGACGAGGTCGAAGTGCTCGTCGGCGAGCGCCCGGAGACGGCGGCCGACGCGCGCGAGGCGGGCGAGGCGCTGCTCGACCTCGGCGCGGACGCGGCGCTCGTGAAGGGCGGGCACCTCGACACCGGCGACGAGGTGGTGGACGTGCTCGTCGCCCCGGATCGCGTCGAGACGTACCGCCACCCGCGCGTGGACACCGACGCGACTCACGGCTCGGGGTGCACGCTGGCGAGCGCGGTCGCGGCCCGCCTCGCGCACGGCGACGATCCCTTCGCCGCCGTCGAGCGCGCGACCGACTTCATGGAGCGGGCCGTCCGGTACCACCACGCCGTCGGCGAGGGCCCGGGAGCGGTCCACCACCTCGCGGCGCTGCGCGAGCGCGCCGACCGGCAGCGCACCGCGACGGCGGTCGAGGGGATCGCGCGCGACCTCCTCCGGGAGGGCGAGCGCGTCCGCGCGCTCGTCCCGGAGGTGGGGACGAACGTCGCCGGGGCGACCCCCTACGCCGAGGGAGTCGATGAGATCGCCGCGGTCGACGGGCGGATCCGGCGGACGGTAGACGGGATCGGTCCGGCGGGAGGCGCGCGTTTCGGGGCGTCCGAGCACGTCGCGCGCGTGCTGCTGGCCGCCCGGGAGTTCGACCCGGCGCTCCGATTCGCGCTGAACGTCCGGTACGGCGACGACGTGCGGGCGGCGATCGACGCGCTCGGGTGGTCGGTCGCCGTCGCGAGCGGGGAGACGGGCTACGAGGAGGGCGTAGCGGGGGCGTTCGACGGGGGGGAGACGCCAGACGCGATCGCCTTCGAGGCGGGCGTCGGCCGCGAGGCGACGGCGGTCCTGTTCGCCGAGGGCGCGGCGGCGCTGACCGAACGCGCGCTGTCGCTCGCGAACGCGGTCGCGAAGAACGGGTGAGAGCCGAACGTCGTCGACCTCGTGACCCCCGGGCGCGAGCCAGGCGGAGGCGCTGTCGTACTCGGGGGACGAGGGAGCCGTGATCCCGTACCTCTCGCTCTGATCCGAACGCTTATCCCATTCCTGGCGACAGTGGGGCGTAGAGCTGACCGATGACCCGCTCCTCTCGCTTCTGAGCCGCTCGACGCGTTACTGGCGCGTCGAGCGCTCAGCGCGCGCTATCGCCGCACCGCCAGCCGACCGACCATCGAGAGGACAGTAATGCCAGGACCGACGTTCATCGAATGCGACCGTATAGAGTTGAAGACGATCGAGGAGGAGGACCTCCCGTTCCTCCGGGAGGGGGTGAACCACCCCGACGTGCGCCGGTACATCGACGTCTTCCGGACGCCGCACACCGAGGAGCGCTACCGCGAGGAGCTGTGGCCCATAGAGACGGGCGACGACGGCGTCTCGCTGCTCGCGGTCCCGCGCGAGGGCGAGCGCGCGGGCGACCCGGTCGGGTCGGTGCAGCTGTACCCGATCGACCACGCCCGCGGGTGGGCGAACATCGGCGTCTGGTTCCACCCGAAGGTGTGGGGGAAGGGGTACGCCCTCGACGCCTGCGCGCACCTCCTCGACTACGGGTTCCGCCGCCTGCGTCTGCACCGGATCTCCGCGAGCGCGATGGCCCCCAACGAGGCGTCCGTCGCGCTCTGCGAGCGCCTCGGGTTCGTGCACGAGGGGACCGTCCGCGAGACCAGTTTCGTCGACGGGGAGCGCGTCGACGACGAGAGCTACGGGCTCCTTGTCCACGAGTGGGAGGGGCCGGAGGCGGTCCTCGGGGGATGACCTCGACGGCGTAGCGAGGCGGGAACCCCCACCGAGGGCACGCTTCCGCGCCGCCTTCCCTGATTCGCGCGGACGTTGACGCTCCCACCCGCGACCGCCACGGGGACGCATCGAAGTCGACGCGAACGTTTTGTGTCCGGGCGCACAAAGACGCACCATGGGAACGAAGACGATCGGCCTCGACGACGAGGCCTACGAGCGCCTGAGGGCGGAGAAGCTGGAGGACGAGAGCTTCAGCGACACGGTCAAGCGGCTCACGGAGGCGGTGGCGGCCGACTGGCGACACGGGTTCGGGAGGTACGGCGACGAGGACGGCGAGCGACTCGAAGCCGCCGTCGCCGCCTCGCGGCGACGAACCGGGGAGGGGCTGTCGGAACGTCAGCGGCGGGTGCTGGAGACGTTCGTCGAGCGTGACGAGGAGTGAAGCTGCTCGACAGTACGTTCCTCGTCCACTACCTCCGCGGCGAGGACGCCGTCGCCGACTATCTCGCGGCTCACGAGGACGAGGAACTGGTGACGACGAGCGTCGACCTGAAGGAGATCGCGGTCGGCGAGCACCTGATCGGCGATCCGACGAGGGAAGAGCTCCTGGCGGACTTCCGGTGGCTCCGGATCGTCCCGTTCGACGCGAACCACGCGTACGTCGCCGGTAAGTTGGAGGCAACGCTTCGCGACGATCCGGGGATCAACCGCGACGGCATCAACGCGCTCGCGGGCGATCTCCTCATCGCCGCCGTGGCGCGAGATCTCGGGGCGACCGTCGTGACGCGCAATCCGGCGGACTTCGAGCGGTTCGAGGGCGTCGCCGTCGAGACGTACTGATCACTGATCGACGCCCGCCGAACGCCCACCCCGCACGGACGAACCCACAGCGTTTTGCTCCGCCCGCCACCACTCAACAGTCATGACTGCGGAGGGAATCGTCGGGCAGTACCTCGCCCTGAAGCGCGAGTCGGACGCCGACCTGCTCGCCATGCAGATGGGCGACTTCTACGAGTTCTTCCACGAGGACGCCGAGGCGGTCGGGCGCGAACTCGACCTGAAGGTGTCCGAGCGTTCGAGCGGCGGGGAGTCCTACAAGATGGCGGGCGTGCCCCTCTCCGAACTCACGCCGTACCTGACGGCGCTGGTCGAGCGGGGGTACCGCGTCGCCGTCGCCGACCAGCGCGAGCGCGAGGACGGCGAGATCGTCCGCGAGATCGTCCGCGTGGCGACGCCGGGCACGCTACTGGAGACGACGAGCGAGGAGGCGCGCTACCTGGCGACCGTCGTTCGGGAGGGCGAGGGCGCGAGCGGAGAGAGGTACGGCCTCGCGTTCGTCGACGTGACGACCGGGCGCTTTCACGTCACGACCGTGGCGGGCGCGGGGGCCGCCTGCACCGAGCTGTACCGCTTCGCGCCGACGGAGGTGCTTCCCGGTCCCGAGGTCCGGGGGGACGACGACCTGCTCGCGCGGATCGAGGAGCGCGTCGAGACGACGCTCACCCTCCACGCGACGGAGGACTTCGCGCCGGGACGGGCGCGTCACGCCGTCCGCGAGCACTTCGGCGACGTGCTGGAATCGCTCGGCGGGTCGGACGGCGGTCGAGGCGGATCGCGCTCCGGTTCCGCCGAGGGGAACGCCGACCCGATCGGGGAGGCGGCCGTCCGCGCGGCGGGCGCGGCGCTCTCCTACCTCTCGGAGACGGGCGTCGGCGCGCTGGCGTCGGTGACGCGGCTCCAGCCCTACCGCCCGGACGACCACGTCGAACTCGACGCGACGACCCAGCGCAACCTCGAACTCACCGAGACGATGACCGGCGCGGGGCGCTCGCTGTACGAGACGATCGACCGCACCGTCACGAGCGCGGGCGGGCGACTGCTGAAGGAGTGGCTCGGGCGGCCCCGCCGGTCGCGCGGCGAACTCGAGCGGCGGCAGTCGACGGTGGCCGCCTTCGCGCACGCCGCGCTCGCGAGAGAGGAGTTCCGCGAGGTGCTCGGGGAGGCGTACGACCTCGAACGGCTCGCCAGCCGGAGCGTCTCGGGGAGCGCCAGCCCGGGCGACCTCCTGCGCGTGCGCGAGACGCTCGCGCTCCTCCCGCGACTGGTCGAGGTCGTCTCCGACTCCGAGCGCCTGCGCGAGTCGCCGGCGAGCGAGGTGCTCTCGCGACCGGATCACGAGGCCGCCGCGGACCTCCGCGAGGCGCTCTCGGCGGCGCTCGCGGACGATCCGCCGAACGCGGTCGCGGGGGGCGGGGTGATCCGCCACGGGTTCGACGACGAACTGGACGACCTGATCGACCGGCTGGAGGCGAACCGGGAGTGGTTCGAGACGCTCGACGAGCGCGAGCGGCGGCGGACGGGTATCTCCCGGCTCTCGGTCGGCCGCAACAAGACCGACGGCTACTACCTCCAGGTGCCGAAGGCCGAGGCCGACGCGGTCCCCGACGACTACGAGGGCATCAAGACGCTGAAGAACGCCCAGCGGTACGTCACCGACGAACTCCGGGAGCGCGAGCGCGAGATCCTCCGCCTGGAGGAGCGCCGCGCCGACCTGGAGTCCGAGCTGTTCGGCGAACTCCGTGACGAGGTGGCGGCGCGCGCCGCGCTCTTGCAGGACGTGGGCCGGGCGTTCGCGGAACTCGACGCGCTCGCGAGCCTCGCGGTGCACGCCGTCGAACGCGACTGGACGCGACCGGAGCTGGCCGAGCCGGGCGTGCTCGACGTGGAGGCGGGTCGTCACCCCGTCGTGGAGACGGACACCGAGTTCGTCCCGAACGACCTCCGCCTCGATCCCGACCGCCGCTTCCTCATCGTGACGGGACCGAACATGAGCGGGAAGTCCACCTACATGCGCCAGGCGGCGCTCATCACGCTGCTCGCGCAGGTGGGGAGCTTCGTCCCCGCCCGGCGGGCGCGCGTGGGCGTCGTCGACGGCATCTACACGCGCGTCGGCGCGCTCGACGAACTCGCCCAGGGACGCTCGACGTTCATGGTGGAGATGCAGGAACTCTCGAACATCCTCCACTCGGCCACCGAGGAGTCGCTGGTGATCTTAGACGAGGTGGGCCGCGGGACGGCCACCTACGACGGCATCAGCATCGCGTGGGCGGCGACGGAGTACCTGCACAACGCCGTGGGCGCGATGACGCTCTTCGCCACCCACTACCACGAGCTGACGACGCTCGCGGACCACCTGCCGCGCGTGTCGAACGTCCACGTCGCGGTGGACGAACGGGACGGCGAGGTGACCTTCCTCCGCACCGTCGAGGAGGGCGCGACCGACCGCTCCTACGGGGTGTACGTCGCGGACCTGGCGGGCGTCCCGACGCCCGTCGTCGAGCGCGCCGACGAGGTGCTCGACGCACTCCGGGAGGAGAAGGCCGTCGAGGCGAAGGGCGGGAGCGGGGACGGCGGTACCGTCCAGGCCGTCTTCGACCTCGGCTCCGGGTCGTTCCGGGGCGCGGCGGAGGCGAAGGCGGAGGCGGACGGGGGGTCGGCGGTCGATCCCCCGACGGGGGCCGGCCCCGAACCCGAACCCGAACCCGAACTCGACCCGGAGACCGAGCGCGTGCTCGCCGACCTCCGGGACGCCGATCCGAACGAGATGACGCCGCTTGCCGCCCTCCAGTTGATTGAGGACCTCCGGGGGCGGTTGCCGGAATGACCGAGCGCCCCCTCCGGGCGACCGTCCACCAGAAGACGGTGCTGTTCGGCCCGGAGCGCGACGTGCTGCTCCTCCGCGACCCGGACGACGGGTGGGAACTCCCGGGCGGCAGGCTCGGCGTCGAGGAGCGCCCGCACGACGGCCTCCGGCGCGAGATCCGCGAGGAGACGGGCCTGGAGGTCGAGGTCGGACGGCCGGTCCACACGGCGGCGTGGCGGAGCAGCGGGACGGACCGGTTCGCGGTGATCTACCGCTGTACGACGACCCGAAACGAGGTGCGCCTGAGCCACGAGCACGTCGACTACCGGTGGGTCGATCCCGCCGACGCACCCCGGTTGCTGAACGACCGGCAGACGGCGGCGCTCGAACGTGCACTGAGGGGTCGCGATGAGTGACGAGATCCGCCGGCTCGACCCGAAGACGGTCGAGCGCATCGCCGCCGGCGAGGTGGTCGAGCGGCCCGCCTCGGTCGTGAAGGAACTCGTCGAGA
The Halomarina pelagica DNA segment above includes these coding regions:
- the thiD gene encoding bifunctional hydroxymethylpyrimidine kinase/phosphomethylpyrimidine kinase; protein product: MRQSAPVTRPVTLTIAGSDSGGGAGIQADLKTAEAFGAFGTSVIAATTAQNTRGVTGVHVLPLEHVEAQLDAVLSDFEIGAAKTGMLATAEVVETVADYAADFDFPLVVDPVMVATSGDRLLAEAAEAAYEALIAEAAVVTPNADEVEVLVGERPETAADAREAGEALLDLGADAALVKGGHLDTGDEVVDVLVAPDRVETYRHPRVDTDATHGSGCTLASAVAARLAHGDDPFAAVERATDFMERAVRYHHAVGEGPGAVHHLAALRERADRQRTATAVEGIARDLLREGERVRALVPEVGTNVAGATPYAEGVDEIAAVDGRIRRTVDGIGPAGGARFGASEHVARVLLAAREFDPALRFALNVRYGDDVRAAIDALGWSVAVASGETGYEEGVAGAFDGGETPDAIAFEAGVGREATAVLFAEGAAALTERALSLANAVAKNG
- a CDS encoding GNAT family N-acetyltransferase, with translation MPGPTFIECDRIELKTIEEEDLPFLREGVNHPDVRRYIDVFRTPHTEERYREELWPIETGDDGVSLLAVPREGERAGDPVGSVQLYPIDHARGWANIGVWFHPKVWGKGYALDACAHLLDYGFRRLRLHRISASAMAPNEASVALCERLGFVHEGTVRETSFVDGERVDDESYGLLVHEWEGPEAVLGG
- a CDS encoding antitoxin VapB family protein, translated to MGTKTIGLDDEAYERLRAEKLEDESFSDTVKRLTEAVAADWRHGFGRYGDEDGERLEAAVAASRRRTGEGLSERQRRVLETFVERDEE
- a CDS encoding type II toxin-antitoxin system VapC family toxin codes for the protein MKLLDSTFLVHYLRGEDAVADYLAAHEDEELVTTSVDLKEIAVGEHLIGDPTREELLADFRWLRIVPFDANHAYVAGKLEATLRDDPGINRDGINALAGDLLIAAVARDLGATVVTRNPADFERFEGVAVETY
- the mutS gene encoding DNA mismatch repair protein MutS, which translates into the protein MTAEGIVGQYLALKRESDADLLAMQMGDFYEFFHEDAEAVGRELDLKVSERSSGGESYKMAGVPLSELTPYLTALVERGYRVAVADQREREDGEIVREIVRVATPGTLLETTSEEARYLATVVREGEGASGERYGLAFVDVTTGRFHVTTVAGAGAACTELYRFAPTEVLPGPEVRGDDDLLARIEERVETTLTLHATEDFAPGRARHAVREHFGDVLESLGGSDGGRGGSRSGSAEGNADPIGEAAVRAAGAALSYLSETGVGALASVTRLQPYRPDDHVELDATTQRNLELTETMTGAGRSLYETIDRTVTSAGGRLLKEWLGRPRRSRGELERRQSTVAAFAHAALAREEFREVLGEAYDLERLASRSVSGSASPGDLLRVRETLALLPRLVEVVSDSERLRESPASEVLSRPDHEAAADLREALSAALADDPPNAVAGGGVIRHGFDDELDDLIDRLEANREWFETLDERERRRTGISRLSVGRNKTDGYYLQVPKAEADAVPDDYEGIKTLKNAQRYVTDELREREREILRLEERRADLESELFGELRDEVAARAALLQDVGRAFAELDALASLAVHAVERDWTRPELAEPGVLDVEAGRHPVVETDTEFVPNDLRLDPDRRFLIVTGPNMSGKSTYMRQAALITLLAQVGSFVPARRARVGVVDGIYTRVGALDELAQGRSTFMVEMQELSNILHSATEESLVILDEVGRGTATYDGISIAWAATEYLHNAVGAMTLFATHYHELTTLADHLPRVSNVHVAVDERDGEVTFLRTVEEGATDRSYGVYVADLAGVPTPVVERADEVLDALREEKAVEAKGGSGDGGTVQAVFDLGSGSFRGAAEAKAEADGGSAVDPPTGAGPEPEPEPELDPETERVLADLRDADPNEMTPLAALQLIEDLRGRLPE
- a CDS encoding NUDIX hydrolase, with the translated sequence MTERPLRATVHQKTVLFGPERDVLLLRDPDDGWELPGGRLGVEERPHDGLRREIREETGLEVEVGRPVHTAAWRSSGTDRFAVIYRCTTTRNEVRLSHEHVDYRWVDPADAPRLLNDRQTAALERALRGRDE